Within the bacterium genome, the region GCTCGTCCGCGTCGGCATCCTGATCGACCGTCCCTCCGTCCAGATCGCCGCCGACGGCCCGGTCACCGCCGAAGACGTGTCGGTCGCGATGTTCACCACGCCGCCGCCGACGGTGCTCCCGGCGGCGCCGGGCGGGAGCGGGTGGATCGCCGTCGCCAACGGCGCGGGCGGCATCGGCCTGTCGGGAGTGTCTTTCGGCCCCGCGGTCCGGCTGACGGCGCAGCGCGGTTTTCTTCGGGCCGACGGACGCCCGTACCGAGGATCGCTCGAACTCCGACGCACGGCGTCCGGCCGCCTCACCGTCGTGAATCTCGTGGACCTCGAGGAGTACGTCGACGGGGTCATCAAGGGCGAGATCGATCCGCGCTGGCCGCAGGCCGCCGTTCGCGCGCAGGCGGTGGCCGCGCGCACGCTCGCGGTCCAGCGGATGCTGGCGCGGGAGGGGAGTCAGGCGGGCGCCGGCGCGGGCTTCGACCTCCAGGCGACGACCGACGCGCAGGTCTATCTCGGCGCCGCCGCGGAGGATCCGGCCGCGACCGCGGCGGTCGAGGCGACGCGCGGAACGATCATCACCTACGACGGGCGGCCGATCTTCGCCGCCTATCATTCCAACTCGGGCGGCCACACCGAGGACAGCGAGAACGTCTGGGGCACGCCGTATCCATACCTTCGCGGCGTACCGGATCCGTACGCGCTCGAGGCGCCCGGCGTCGCGTGGAGCGCCGTGCTGCCGCTCGCCGCGATCGAAGGCGATCTCCGCCGCGGCGGCACCGATCTGGCCGCGCTCGACGACGTCGCCCCCGGCCGCGTGACCCCGTGGGGACGGGTGGTCACGCTCGTGCTGCGGGGCGGCGACGGGCGGACCCAGGAGATCAACGCGAACCGGTTCCGGCTGCTCGTCGGCCCGAGCGTCCTGCGCAGCACGATGTTCAGCGTGACGCGCGAGGGTGCCGCTGCCGGCTTCACGGGCCGCGGCTCGGGCCACGGGGTGGGCCTCGATCAGTGGGGCGCGCGCGCGATGGCCGCGCGCGGCTTCACGTTCGAGCAGATTCTCAAGTACTATTACACGGGTGTGACAATCGAGCCGAGATACTGACGGTTCACGATGCGATCTTCCCCGACCACCGAGGCGTTCACCCTCTGAGTCTCCGGCTGTCGGACTACGACTACGATCTGCCGCGCGATCGGATCGCGCAGGCGCCCGCGCGGCCGCGTGACAGTTCGCGCCTCCTGATCCTGCATCGCGACGCCGGCGTGCTGGAGCACCGCATCTTCCGGGACCTCCCGGAGCATCTGCGGCCCAAGGACGCGCTGGTCCTCAACGACACGAAGGTGCTGCCGGTGCGGCTCCGCGGCCGCCGCGCGTCCGGCGGCGTGGTCGAGGTGCTGCTGCTGAAACTCGCGCCGGCGTCGGCCGGTCCGCCGGCGGCCGATCGGTGGGAAGCCCTTGTGCGGCCGGGCCGGCGCCTCCGGCCCGGGGCGCGCCTGGCCTTCGGCGGGGGAGCGATCGAAGTCACGGTCGGCGAGCCGACGGAGCGCGGTACGCGCCTCGTCACCGTCCGATCCGCGGGCGATCTTCGTGAGGCCCTCGAACGCGCGGGCGAGATGCCGGTGCCGCCGTACATCGAGCGGCCGCTCGACAGCCCGGCCGATTATCAGACGGTGTACGCCCGGCACGAGGGCGCCGTCGCCGCGCCGACCGCGGGTCTGCACTTCACGCCGGCGCTCTTGGACGCGATTCGGGCGCGCGGCGTGCGTATCGTCTTTCTGACCCTTCACGTGGGCCTCGGCACGTTTCGCGGCGTTGACGCGGAGGACGTGCGCCGGCACCGGATGGGCGCCGAGGAGTACGAAGTGAGCGCGGAAGCGGCCGAGACGATCAACCGGGCGAGAGCGGAGGGCGGCCGGGCGGTCGCCGTCGGCACCACGGTCGTGCGGACGCTCGAGTCGGTCGCGCGAGACGACGGGACGGTCGCGCCGGCGCGGGGCAGCACGGAGCTCTTCATCACGCCGGGATTCCGATTTCGAGTCACCGACGCGCTCGTCACCAACTTCCACCTGCCCCGCACGACGCTTCTGATGCTGGTGAGCGCCTTCACCGGGCGCGAGCGCATCTTGGCCGCATATACCGAAGCGGTCCGGCTCGGCTACCGTTTCTACAGCTTCGGAGACGCGATGTTTATCGTGTGATGCGCGTCCACCCGCGGCGCGCCGGCGCCCACTGCTCGAGCGGCCGGCCGAGATAGTCTTTGCCTTCAACTTGGTAACCTGCGGCGAT harbors:
- a CDS encoding SpoIID/LytB domain-containing protein → LVRVGILIDRPSVQIAADGPVTAEDVSVAMFTTPPPTVLPAAPGGSGWIAVANGAGGIGLSGVSFGPAVRLTAQRGFLRADGRPYRGSLELRRTASGRLTVVNLVDLEEYVDGVIKGEIDPRWPQAAVRAQAVAARTLAVQRMLAREGSQAGAGAGFDLQATTDAQVYLGAAAEDPAATAAVEATRGTIITYDGRPIFAAYHSNSGGHTEDSENVWGTPYPYLRGVPDPYALEAPGVAWSAVLPLAAIEGDLRRGGTDLAALDDVAPGRVTPWGRVVTLVLRGGDGRTQEINANRFRLLVGPSVLRSTMFSVTREGAAAGFTGRGSGHGVGLDQWGARAMAARGFTFEQILKYYYTGVTIEPRY
- the queA gene encoding tRNA preQ1(34) S-adenosylmethionine ribosyltransferase-isomerase QueA, whose protein sequence is MAQAPARPRDSSRLLILHRDAGVLEHRIFRDLPEHLRPKDALVLNDTKVLPVRLRGRRASGGVVEVLLLKLAPASAGPPAADRWEALVRPGRRLRPGARLAFGGGAIEVTVGEPTERGTRLVTVRSAGDLREALERAGEMPVPPYIERPLDSPADYQTVYARHEGAVAAPTAGLHFTPALLDAIRARGVRIVFLTLHVGLGTFRGVDAEDVRRHRMGAEEYEVSAEAAETINRARAEGGRAVAVGTTVVRTLESVARDDGTVAPARGSTELFITPGFRFRVTDALVTNFHLPRTTLLMLVSAFTGRERILAAYTEAVRLGYRFYSFGDAMFIV